In Candidatus Baltobacteraceae bacterium, the DNA window TGATGCCAGCGCCCAAGCACGTCCATATCTATTTTTCGCAAAAGACGATCCCGATACGCGCAAGCTACTGCGCGCGATCATCGCCCGAATGGTGAAATATATCCAAATCGACCCCTATGCCAACGCGTTCACGCTCGATTATCGCGTTTGGGAAGAAAAATTCGAACTGGATTCACTCGCCTATCCGGTCACCCTCTCGTGGAGCTACTGGAAAACCACCGGGGACGAATCGATTTTCACGCCCGATTTCCAAAAGGCGCTCGATGCGATTCTGGCGACGATGCAGCGCGAGCAAGATCATCCGCGCGA includes these proteins:
- a CDS encoding glycoside hydrolase family 125 protein, with the translated sequence MIDRSMRACALICALLAAMLPLRANSLELQSIARAAADYNNPNAHLAEMFRAALLDTGKLAEYAPDGTAYIKTGDIPAEWLRDASAQARPYLFFAKDDPDTRKLLRAIIARMVKYIQIDPYANAFTLDYRVWEEKFELDSLAYPVTLSWSYWKTTGDESIFTPDFQKALDAILATMQREQDHPR